In Salvia miltiorrhiza cultivar Shanhuang (shh) chromosome 4, IMPLAD_Smil_shh, whole genome shotgun sequence, the DNA window gcgcaagaacagctccttctACATGCGAAAACGATGCCGAAAAAAAGTAGGGTCGTACGTTGGATTGTcgatgaagtagtcttgcataagacgtacatgagcctcttcacgatcacggtggacgtatgatCAGGGACGTATGATCAGGGACGTTTGACACGCGCAGTTCCTCCTAACACGTCGGAGAAGAGAGGCGACTGATTCagcacattgatgtcgttgtttgaacCAGCGACGCCGAAGAAGGCGTCCCAAATCCAtaaatcgtgggatgcaacggcctccaatatcaaggtgggctctccctgatccccgcgtgtgtaggctcgtgccacgcctttgggcagttcttccacgcccaatacatgcagtctaagctcccgagcatcccgaAAAAATcgtgtcgcgcctcgtgcataTGAAGGAGGCGTTGGACGTCAGTTGGCGTTGGACGGCGCAGGTAATAGGATCCAAAAGCCCGgatgaccgccttgcagaacttcttggGGCATACACGCCCGGTTGAGTCGGTcactttgagatactcatcgaaaacatccgcactaaccccggtggctaattggcggatagccgacgtgcatttctgtAAAGGAGAAAGAGAGTCTCGACCGATTGCATCAGTGCtcatatggaagaaaatatcttcaccttgaacagcctcgacgatgcgcaagaacagctccttctACATGCGAAAACGATGCCGAAAAAAAGTAGGGTCGTACGTTGGATTGTcgatgaagtagtcttgcataagacgtacatgagcctcttcacgatcacggtggacgtatgatCAGGGACGTTTGACACGCGCCGGCTCTGGCGCCGGTGGGGAGCAGTATGATTGAAGcacttgtttctgcaactctacCAACTCCATGAACCTTTTAGCTACTTCGTCGGAATCAGGCGAAGAATCATGTTCGGGTGACGATATTTTTGGAAGAACAAAGATGatattttgcaagaaaaattgaaggatGAAAGAAGAAGTGAGTTATGATGAATGAGGGAgggagaagtattatttatagagagaaaagaagagaaaaaaaaataaaaaataaaaaaaggggcCAAACGGCTAAAAGAACCgttggaaaaaaaatcaaaattgacgTTAAAAAAGCCgttggaattttttttaattgaggcGCGTGCACAGCCGCTCAAGTGCTACACGAGCACTCGAGTACCCCCGCAATACCCCTACACCAtggcaacgctctactcgagcaagccatcgagtagagcgttgcggatgctctaataatTTAAATCTATAGGGAGAAGGAAAATATTTAGTATTGTTTGGACAAAAAAAAAGGGTAGTATGTGAGCAACAGCAACTTATCAGTAGGTTAAAAGGCGGAGTTGACGACAATATAAAAAAGTGAAAACTGAGCAGCATTAATAAACCTGTTGCGTGGAGCAGATCGCTTTCATGTCTGAATTCGGCTAAAAAAGCTGTCTCTTAAATTTCTTCCTACAAAAGATTTGCTTTTAGCTTTTTCCCACAACTACACAAGTCAGAGCACAGCATTCCACCCCCACAcccaacctctctctctctctctttctctagaTTGCAAAGAATTTTCTGTAGATCCTCATATCTTTGGTCTAGGTCTACGCATCTTCTTTTCTTCTAAGCTGTCACCAttattctagagagagagagtggtttATGAGCAATGGAGGTAGGGAGGAGAATTCGGAGAGAAATGAGTCCGGAGAGGGCTAAAATGTGTGGTCCAACAAGAGTGATAAAGCCCACTTTCAAGAAAGTTCAAGTTGTTTACTATCTCTCTACAAACGGCCATCTTCACCACCCACATTATATCGAAGTTTCTCATCTTGCTCACCAACACCTTCGGTTGAAAGGTTTTTCCTCTGCATAAATCTTAGCTTACATTTCATCTATTTGCATATCATTTTGTCCATATTTTTAGACAACTAATACATTATAATCTAGATGTTTTGGACCGCCTCAAAGTCCTGAGAGGTAAAGGCATGCCTTCCCTTTACTCCTGGTCCTGCAAGAGGTAATTATCACGTTACCAAACCAATTTTCCTTGTCGAAAATCATACTCACGCACACACTTATTTATAGGAGCTTCAAGAATGGGTATGTGTGGAATGATTTAGGACATAATGATGTCATTTATCCATCAGAAGGAGGTGAATATGTACTCAAAGGATCTGAATTACTTGTCGACTGCACCGGTAATGATTAACTACATATTTATATACTCTTCTATCGTTTCGAGTTCGTGCTATCTTGATGGTTGTTAAGTTGAATTCCAAATTACTTTGGCATGAACCACAGAGAAGCTGCAGCAGCTACAATTCGGCAAtgtccaacaattccaacaccAGGAATCCAATTTATACCCTTCGAAACGCGGAATCTCAGCGGCAGCGTCGAAGCAGCAGATGGAGGAGCAAGAAATGATGAACGTCGACGAAGAGGAATACGAGGAGAAGGCGACGTGTTCGAGAGGCGTCTCCACGGACGAGATCGAACAAGATAGCAAACACAAGCACAAGAACAGCCCCCACACGGAGCTGAACATGGACACCAACTCCCTCTCGTCGCCGCCGTCCACGACCTCCTCCACGCCCTCCGACAACCCCAACAACGAGGGCTCGAAGAGGTTCGAGGACGTCGGGAACGAGCCCATGCTCAGCAGAAACTCCATGCTCTTCAACCTCATCGCCTGCGGGGGCTCGGCCTCCTTCAGAAAGGCCGCCGCtcccccgccgccgccgccgtgcaCGGCTGGCAGAAAGAGCTGCAGCCTGCATAAGGGGGTGGTGTGCAAGGCGGCCAAGATGGCCACGGAGGAGGAGCGCCTCATGATCAGCTACATGTCGGAGAATCCCAGGTTCGGCAACTCACAGGCGGAGGACAAGGAGTACTTCAGTGGCAGCATTGTCGACTCTATTACAAATGATTCTGCTGCTAATCAACCTGTGCTCAACAAATCATCTTCCTACAATCAAGACAGGTCACAAATTAATACTCCATATATTATCTAACCGTTGCATGTTGTTGCACTCTACATAAACATTAATATCATTCACTAACTTAACTATGTTACGagataaaattgaaaatcacGATTTTGGTGGTATGATTGTAATTTTGTCGGTACCGCCTACCAAGTTGAGACTCGTTTGTAAGTTCGTTGGTATTTGGTTGAGTTTGAATAAGTGAAAATGATGGTAACACGAGAGTTGTCGTTACTTTGAAGTGAATTGTATTGATCCAGTTGTGCGGGGAATTGAATAGGTGCGCCAAGGCAGGGCTGGGAGGAGAAGAAGCAGAGGAACAAGTGAAGAAGGAGAAGGGACTGCTGAGGgggaaatgcattccaagaaaaAAGAAGTCATCTTCCAAACACCCCAAAAATTGACCATTAATTATTGTCGTTGGGTTTTATGATGAGTTTTAATGTAGAAGTTATGAAGTTGATGACTAAGTGGTTGGGTTTTTATCTATGGACATAAACTTGTAGTTGTATATGATCTTATTTAAGGATTTGTGCTCAGGTTTATTTCTTTGCTAGCTATATATAAATCTGATTCGTACGTATATATAtgtagcatttttttttaactttttgtaATGATTTATTTGATGTTTGCTTTAATCTATATACTATATGTGAGTTGTGGCGCTATATAATGTACACACCAATTTACACATGGACGGGGGCGAATTCAGGATTTGAGGTTAGAgtatttattaatctacgacGTCTGAATACATTTACATGGGGGTTCGGGGGCTGCAGCCCcggaagcaattttttttagcattccgtaaacttcattttcatgcatttttttaacaattacttaatataatagataattatttgcaattcaattaattcaacatcaagtagattgaagcatacaaaaatatacttttatgcattcttttaaaaaaaatactatttcattttctaaacaaataaactaactttcattgttaataattagtaattttacttttaactttagaatga includes these proteins:
- the LOC131021805 gene encoding protein SOSEKI 2; translated protein: MEVGRRIRREMSPERAKMCGPTRVIKPTFKKVQVVYYLSTNGHLHHPHYIEVSHLAHQHLRLKDVLDRLKVLRGKGMPSLYSWSCKRSFKNGYVWNDLGHNDVIYPSEGGEYVLKGSELLVDCTEKLQQLQFGNVQQFQHQESNLYPSKRGISAAASKQQMEEQEMMNVDEEEYEEKATCSRGVSTDEIEQDSKHKHKNSPHTELNMDTNSLSSPPSTTSSTPSDNPNNEGSKRFEDVGNEPMLSRNSMLFNLIACGGSASFRKAAAPPPPPPCTAGRKSCSLHKGVVCKAAKMATEEERLMISYMSENPRFGNSQAEDKEYFSGSIVDSITNDSAANQPVLNKSSSYNQDRCAKAGLGGEEAEEQVKKEKGLLRGKCIPRKKKSSSKHPKN